Proteins found in one Paraburkholderia caballeronis genomic segment:
- a CDS encoding methylated-DNA--[protein]-cysteine S-methyltransferase: MFNAVIDAPFGKVGIRTSADAVREIVYLPASTASAAPDCALAERAAAQIARYFDCATAGFDLPLAALGTPFQRRVWDGINTIGAGTVLTYGQLAQRIGGVPRAVGQACGSNLFPLVIPCHRVVSASGIGGFAHHGGDGFFRDVKRWLLAHEGVRIP, translated from the coding sequence ATGTTCAACGCAGTGATCGACGCGCCGTTCGGCAAGGTCGGCATCCGCACGTCGGCCGACGCGGTGCGCGAGATCGTCTATCTGCCCGCATCGACGGCGTCCGCCGCGCCGGACTGCGCGCTGGCCGAACGCGCGGCCGCGCAGATCGCGCGCTACTTCGACTGCGCGACGGCCGGCTTCGACCTGCCGCTCGCGGCGCTCGGCACGCCGTTCCAGCGGCGCGTGTGGGACGGCATCAACACGATCGGCGCGGGCACGGTGCTCACCTACGGGCAACTCGCGCAGCGCATCGGCGGCGTGCCGCGCGCGGTCGGGCAGGCGTGCGGGTCGAACCTCTTTCCGCTCGTGATCCCGTGCCATCGCGTGGTGTCCGCGAGCGGCATCGGCGGCTTCGCGCATCACGGCGGCGACGGCTTCTTTCGCGACGTGAAGCGCTGGCTGCTCGCGCACGAAGGCGTGCGGATTCCATGA